From Cannabis sativa cultivar Pink pepper isolate KNU-18-1 chromosome 8, ASM2916894v1, whole genome shotgun sequence, a single genomic window includes:
- the LOC115700491 gene encoding fasciclin-like arabinogalactan protein 2: MPHHHQKFLLLFFFFLVATTSHAHNITKILAKHPELSTFNQYLSRTRLAADINRRLTITVLAVDNAGMSSLISKGYSLYTIRNILSLHVLVDYFGAKKLHQISKGSTLTSSVFQASGAAPGTSGFVNITDLKGGKVGFGVEDNDGHLTSHFVKSIKEIPYNISVIEISQVLSSAEAEAPTSGPSELNVTTILSKQGCKSFADLLIATGADATYQSNTESGLTVFCPTDGVVKGFMPKYKNLTTAKKVSLLLYHGIPVYQSIQMLKQNNGVVNTLATDRANKYDFTVQTDGEDLTLETTVVTSKVTGTLIDKEPLAIYKLNKVLLPKELYKPTEATSPKSSSDDSDDEEADAPEGDSDDQTADDNGAVGINGGRMAVVFLSLCVGFLLM; this comes from the exons ATGCCTCATCATCACCAAAAATTtctcctcctcttcttcttcttcctcgtgGCAACCACATCCCACGCCCACAACATCACGAAAATCCTAGCCAAGCACCCCGAATTGTCGACCTTCAACCAGTACCTGAGCCGAACTCGGCTGGCGGCCGACATCAACCGCCGGCTGACCATCACAGTCCTGGCGGTGGACAATGCAGGAATGTCATCTCTCATCTCAAAGGGCTATTCTCTATACACCATTCGCAACATCCTCTCACTCCACGTCCTTGTTGACTATTTTGGTGCGAAGAAGCTCCACCAGATCAGCAAGGGCTCCACCTTGACTTCCAGTGTCTTCCAAGCTAGTGGTGCCGCCCCAGGCACCTCCGGCTTCGTCAACATCACTGACCTCAAGGGCGGTAAGGTCGGATTTGGTGTTGAGGACAATGATGGTCATCTCACTTCTCACTTTGTCAAGTCCATTAAGGAGATTCCATACAATATCTCCGTCATTGAAATCAGTCag gTGTTGAGTTCGGCCGAAGCCGAAGCGCCGACTTCAGGACCAAGCGAGTTGAACGTAACGACTATATTGTCAAAGCAAGGCTGCAAATCTTTCGCCGACTTGTTAATAGCCACTGGAGCCGACGCCACTTACCAGTCCAACACTGAGTCTGGCTTAACGGTGTTTTGTCCAACAGACGGTGTTGTCAAAGGTTTCATGCCAAAGTACAAAAACTTAACGACTGCCAAAAAAGTATCGTTACTGTTATATCACGGCATCCCCGTTTACCAATCCATCCAGATGCTTAAGCAAAATAACGGAGTCGTTAACACGCTGGCTACCGACCGTGCCAATAAATATGATTTCACGGTGCAAACTGACGGCGAAGACTTGACGTTAGAGACTACGGTGGTAACGTCGAAGGTTACTGGGACGTTGATTGACAAGGAGCCGTTAGCTATTTATAAGCTGAATAAGGTTTTGTTGCCTAAGGAGCTGTATAAGCCGACTGAAGCCACTTCGCCCAAATCCAGTAGCGATGACTCCGACGACGAAGAAGCCGATGCCCCAGAGGGTGATTCTGATGATCAGACGGCTGACGATAATGGTGCCGTTGGGATAAACGGTGGGAGAATGGCTGTGGTCTTTTTGAGCTTGTGCGTGGGATTTTTGCTTATGTGA
- the LOC115700709 gene encoding F-box/FBD/LRR-repeat protein At5g53840, whose product MATKRLKEQHTTEGDLEPKSMAEDRISDLPDSIIIHILSFLPTIVAIRMSLLSKRWRRMWNLIKVLNFSVSRDVEFFRRPNNQKNNERKKFFNFVDRCLNRPYADTSIEKFTLEVEYYGGRHRMDRWMRFPLKKNVRELVLHIKRARALYCLPSALLSLRSLTLLKLNGLELTTGSGSPIVNLPCLKELCLFNVVMNDQVLNNLLLGCPCLEKLHVHYCCGLLNPQVLSLSLESLEYYECNRYFIQTLTVEARNLQSFEYKGVSVRKDSCNVNLFHCVGIKHLSFSDVCMTGRWFEDLIPRLNSLESLKIDSCYGVKHINVRNQHLKELDFDCRLNRTELTTEIIIDTPCLESLTYSGCLTFRISVSASNLLYADINVCGQLDKTAYDMEWYTSLIKFLSEFNGTKNIRIFCGSEKALIIPNELRDIHPSPLSDVKYLKVKTALPLFRKEMFRKSMHWISPSLETLTIE is encoded by the exons ATGGCTACAAAAAGGTTAAAAGAGCAGCATACGACAGAGGGAGACTTAGAACCAAAGTCCATGGCTGAGGATAGAATATCTGACTTACCTGACTCTATCATCATTCACATTCTATCTTTTCTTCCAACCATAGTTGCCATTCGGATGAGCCTCCTTTCCAAGCGATGGAGACGCATGTGGAATTTGATTAAAGTGTTAAACTTCTCTGTTTCaagggatgttgagttttttAGAAGACCCAATAATCAGAAAAATAATGAGAGGAAGAAGTTCTTTAACTTTGTGGATCGGTGTTTGAATCGCCCTTATGCTGATACAAGCATTGAAAAGTTTACCCTCGAAGTGGAATACTATGGAGGTCGTCATCGAATGGATCGCTGGATGAGATTTCCCTTAAAAAAGAATGTTAGGGAGTTAGTCCTACATATCAAGCGAGCTAGGGCTTTGTATTGCTTACCAAGTGCTCTACTTAGTTTAAGATCATTAACCCTTCTCAAGTTGAATGGTTTAGAGTTAACCACTGGTTCTGGTTCTCCTATCGTAAACCTTCCATGTTTGAAAGAGTTATGTCTCTTCAATGTTGTAATGAACGATCAAGTATTGAACAATCTACTGTTGGGTTGCCCTTGTCTTGAGAAGCTTCATGTACATTATTGTTGTGGTCTGCTAAATCCACAAGTTTTGAGTTTGAGCCTGGAATCCTTGGAATACTATGAATGTAATAGATATTTTATTCAGACATTAACTGTTGAAGCTAGAAATCTTCAATCTTTTGAATACAAGGGAGTCAGTGTGAGAAAGGACAGCTGTAATGTCAACCTTTTTCATTGTGTGGGGATTAAACATCTCTCATTTTCTGATGTTTGTATGACTGGTCGATGGTTTGAAGATCTAATTCCCCGGCTTAACTCCCTTGAGAGTTTAAAAATAGATTCTTGCTATGGGGTGAAACATATCAATGTTAGGAATCAACATTTAAAAGAACTTGATTTCGATTGCCGCCTTAATCGAACGGAGTTGACAACAGAGATTATAATCGACACACCATGTTTGGAATCCCTCACTTATTCTGGTTGTTTAACATTTAGAATTTCTGTTAGCGCATCAAATTTGTTGTATGCTGATATCAATGTTTGTGGACAACTTGATAAGACTGCTTATGATATGGAGTGGTATACTAGTCTAATAAAATTTCTTTCCGAGTTCAATGGCACcaagaatattagaatattttgtgGCTCCGAAAAG GCTCTCATCATTCCAAATGAACTAAGAGATATCCACCCTTCTCCTTTATCTGATGTCAAGTATTTGAAGGTAAAGACAGCTCTTCCATTGTTTAGAAAGGAAATGTTCAGGAAGTCTATGCATTGGATTTCACCTTCTTTGGAGACATTAACAATTGAATAG
- the LOC115700134 gene encoding F-box/FBD/LRR-repeat protein At1g13570-like: protein MDMKRVKENDGTKQWKSIMSTDRISELPDAVALHILSFLPTIFVVRMSMVSKRWRHMWTLIHVLDFYDRRDLEYLRKPNNNRDRNKFFKLVTNCLKNPFQGTTITKFKLHVDFYGGHNRIDRWLRFPLQKGVKELDISVSPTTSIYSTLSHDLLCLTTLTALKLGGLHLKIDSPPTFLVSLPSLLVLEFVNVVTYDQTLNNLLLGCPCLEKLKLNCFGLQQPQVVSSSLKSLEFFQLGAVQTVKVEAKNLHSFVYYGYSGSCNINLTGCALIRNLKFTKAWLLTDHWFEQLVPQLSHLESLTLHDCYGVYVKITNQQLKEIYIKDSGWRFDLLEAIINTPNLVSFRYNGGSSLHKISINAPGLASFRYASKSISLISMNATNLLNVDIVLRGGLEKKTFDNKWYNSLIVFLSELNGTKKMTIFSGYEKAIIIPNELRATCPPPLPDVKHLMVTTVRLFRKLMIRKSMLWAAPSLETLSIV from the exons ATGGATATGAAAAGAGTCAAAGAGAATGATGGAACAAAGCAATGGAAGTCCATCATGTCCACTGATCGAATATCTGAGTTACCTGATGCTGTTGCTCTTCACATATTATCATTTCTTCCCACCATTTTCGTGGTTAGGATGAGTATGGTTTCCAAGCGATGGAGACACATGTGGACTTTAATTCACGTGCTAGACTTTTACGACAGAAGAGATCTTGAATATCTtagaaaacccaacaataacagGGACCGGAACAAGTTCTTTAAGCTTGTAACCAATTGTTTGAAAAACCCTTTTCAAGGTACAACCATTACTAAATTCAAGCTTCACGTAGATTTCTATGGAGGCCATAATCGAATCGATCGTTGGTTAAGATTTCCCTTACAAAAAGGAGTTAAGGAACTTGACATTAGTGTCAGCCCAACAACATCAATATACAGCACCTTATCACATGATTTACTCTGCCTAACAACATTAACTGCTCTCAAATTGGGTGGCTTACATTTGAAGATAGACTCTCCTCCTACATTTTTAGTAAGCCTTCCATCTTTGTTAGTGTTGGAATTTGTAAATGTAGTAACGTATGATCAAACTTTGAACAACCTACTTCTAGGATGTCCTTGTCTCGAGAAGCTTAAGTTAAACTGTTTTGGTTTGCAACAACCTCAAGTTGTAAGTTCGAGTCTGAAATCCCTGGAATTCTTTCAATTAGGGGCTGTTCAAACAGTCAAAGTTGAAGCTAAGAATCTTCATTCTTTCGTTTACTACGGATACAGTGGCAGTTGCAATATCAATCTGACTGGCTGTGCTTTGATTAGAAACCTCAAGTTCACTAAAGCTTGGTTATTGACTGATCATTGGTTTGAGCAATTGGTACCTCAACTTTCTCACCTAGAGAGTTTGACTTTACATGATTGCTATGGGGTTTATGTCAAAATCACCAACCAACAGTTGAAAGAGATTTATATCAAGGACTCTGGTTGGCGTTTTGATTTGCTGGAAGCTATAATTAATACCCCAAATTTAGTATCCTTTCGCTACAATGGTGGTAGTTCATTGCATAAAATCTCCATCAATGCCCCGGGTTTAGCTTCCTTCCGCTACGCTAGCAAATCAATAAGTCTAATTTCCATGAATGCAACAAATCTTTTGAATGTTGATATTGTACTTCGTGGAGGCCTTGAGAAGAAGACTTTTGATAATAAGTGGTACAACAGTTTAATAGTTTTTCTTTCAGAACTCAATGGTACAAAGAAAATGACCATATTTTCTGGCTATGAAaag GCTATCATAATTCCAAACGAGTTAAGAGCGACCTGTCCTCCTCCTTTGCCTGATGTGAAGCATTTGATGGTAACGACTGTTCGGTTGTTTAGAAAGTTGATGATTAGGAAATCCATGTTATGGGCTGCACCATCTTTAGAGACATTatcaatagtgtaa